ACTAGTATTATTGGCCTCAAGTGTGCTTCCAAATGATGGCGCTATTATTTCATTAATCGATCTAACTCAAAGACCATTAGCGAACTTATAGACCGTCTAGTAATTATTGATAATTAATTTAAAATTCCTAGAAAATAGTAAGTAAAGTCTATTTAAATTTAAAAAACCACCTAAAAATAAGTGGTTTTTTAAATTTAAATTAATTATATGGTGCTCTCGACAAGACTTGAACTTGCACCCGTTTCCGGATTAGAACCTCAATCTAACGTGTATACCAATTTCACCACGAGAGCTAATATGGCGGATCAGACAGGATTTGAACCTGCGCGGGTTTTTTTGAACCCCTAATACGTTTCCAACATATCCTCTTAAGCCTCTTGAGTACTGATCCAAAGTAACATAAGATTTAACAATATAATTATACAACAAAAAAGGATTACTATTAATTTAGATTCAAATTTTTAAACTTCTAAATTAAAGGAAGTGAAAGTTCAAAAGAATGGCTCCTAAGAATAAATGATAGCAAAGGGTTAAGCTTTAAAAGAACAATATAATTAAAAATTCAATAATGATTTTTTCTTGTTCATTATAATTATAACACAAAAAAAATTTTTAGTAAAAAATTTTTGAAATCTAACCATCACGAAAGAGAAATCTACTTAAAAGTCAAATAAAGCAAACTAAAAAAGCTAAAATTTTAGCCTAAAAAGCAAAATTATGAAATTTCTAAACTACTTTTTTAGTTCAAACACTGACAAAAATCATAAAAATATAACTGCTATTTAAACTCAATGTAAATAGAAAACTCATTTTTATTTACATTGAGCCTAAAAAAATATGTGAAGTTTTGAAAGAGCCATAATTAAAAGCCTTAAATTTGTAGATTTGTAAACGGTCAAATTTAAGGCATCCCATCATATTTAAAAATATAATGGAAAATTCGCGCTATCAGAGCGCATTAGACAAAAAAACATAACTAATTCCTCCTTAATTCAATATTAAAATTTATTAATTCTTCTTAGTGAGTCTAATTATAACAGAATTTTTTTTTAGACCAAGCATTTTTTTTTTTTTTTTTACAAGTCCTTAATTTCGAAATAATAAAGATTAAGATTTTAGCATCAAAAAACCCGTATTTACGGGTATTTTTGCGTATTTGTTTTCAATAAAAAGTGAATTTTTGCCATCAAACTAGGAAACTCGGGTTAAATTTGTTATCATTTTAACAGTACTTACAATAGTGAAGCATTTTACTTTAAGAATTTATATATATCTATCACTTTTTGCTATATTGGTATATTTTTAATACTATAATTATTATGAAGTTCCTGGTCAATTTGGAACTTTTTTCTTTTTTATTTTAAAAATAATTGAAACAAAAAAGTTTAGCCCACACAATTAATTTTTACATTAATTTGCCTTGTGCTTGAACTTCAATTAAGCATAATGATTTCAATATATCATTATCTCTGTTCAACATTCAATTATCGTCCTACATTTCCTTAATTGATTTTTTTATATGTTCCCTTTCTTCTGTTGACAAGTTATATTTATCAAAAAGTTGTTCATCGATTTCTACAATAGATTTTGTCCAATCTATATCTGAGTTTTCTGTAAAATTTTGCATTGGAATCTTAGACCAAGTTTCTTTTGTTTTATTATTTTGAGTTGTCTTTTTTAACCCTAACATCAATCTTGCGAATTTTGATTTTATATATTTCAATAATGCCTCTGCTTCTTGTTCTGTTTTAAATTTACCTAGCGAAATAAATGTTTGGGTGTAGCCAATTACGGGGTGCCCAATTACGGGTGTAGATAAAACTTCTCCTAATGCACCACTTCCATTTGCCGCGGGAACAAAAACCTTATAAAATTCAAAATTATCATGTGGTTCAAGATATTTTTTATCCATCCACATATATGTTCTTTTGTTAGAAATTCTTCCATATATTTGAACCGAATTATTAAATTTATGTTCTTTGAATAATTCTTTATAATTTTTAAATGCTGATGATGTAATTCTCTTTTCCTTTTTTATAATATTCTCTAATTCGGGAAAATCATCAAAAACATTTTTAAGATTAAATTTATTTTGAACATACATAAGAGAACTAATATTATCCTCAAAATTGTTGCTTTTTATTTTAACTTTCTCATATATTTCTCTCAGAATATTACTTGAAACAAACATTTCTATTGGTTCATAAATAAGGTTTTGATTTCGAGATGTTATGGCAACACCACCTTTTATATCAACATTTTCAAAAACATCTGTTGATTTAGCAGCATATCTCTCCACCTTAAAATGCTGGTCGTTCAACATTTTATTATTCCAAATAGTAGGCGTAGAACCCACATTATTCAGAAATCTTGCAGGAGTAACAAAAACAGATATATCGGAAATAGAATACCCCGTTTCCATAAACAAATTGTATATTGAATCATCTCTATTTCTTAAAGAATTATTTTCTTGATATGGGGGATTACCTATTACTGCTCCAAAATTCACTTTTTTATCACCTGCCTTTAGTTCATCTTGTAATGTTATATCACTAAATTTTTTATTTTGCTTTAATATCCCACTTATTTTATCATATTCAACTTCATTTTTATCATTTTTTACCTTAACCAAATCATAGGCATTAAACTTTGTTGCTATATTTTCAATATTTAAGTCCAAAATTTCATAAAATCTTCTCGTAAATTCATATGCAATAGATGATGTCGGAATAGAGTAAATAATATCCTTAACATCTTCATGCAAATAGCCAAGTTCAGATGTCAATCTCTTATATAAAGCAACTGCGTATTCCCCAGATTTGCTTGCAATATCAAGCAACTTATCTTGATTAGATACAATCTCTTTTAAAGATTCTTCAGGTAGTAAACCAACCATTTCATCACAAACCTTAGATGGCGTAATAACCTCTGATTCAGACATTCTGTTAAATTTTTTGATAGATCTCATCGCTCTTGTCAGAGGGGGAACCGTTTCATCACAAGCAAGCATTGATATATTTTGTATTTTATAATCAAATCTGCTTCGCTTAAATGGATCCATTGACTTGCTTATCTTTTGAATGATAGCTTTATCCAAAGACAAATTTTTAGATAAGCTAATATTTTCAACTCTTTCAAGCGCGCTTAAAATATCATCAAGTGAAGCTACTCTGTCCTTAGTCAAAAAAGAAAAGAACAAAATCCTCTGGTAATATGTTTTAATTTGAGCTTCTAATTTCTCTAATTCTTTAGTACTTTTTTCTTCGATAGAAAAATTATTTTCTGGTTTATCTTGTTTTTGCTGAGATTTTTTGGTTTGATCAACAGCTTCATCAATATCAAGTTCATCACCTTGACCTTGATTTGGAACTATTGTCAAACCTTGCTTAGAATTAAATTCAGCTTGTTGTTCAATCGCTTTTCTAATATCATCATCTTTTAAAATTGAAAAATCTATTGGTATATCCAAAACTTCATCTGATACACTTCTTTGATTGTTATATTTGCCGATTGCCTCTAATATATTAGTCGCATTCACCTCTTTAATTTTATTATGATTCATCATAATGACTGGAGATATTCTAAGCTCTTGGGCAATTCTTTCTTTTAATTTGCTATTTCCATTTTCTTCTATATTTACGTTATAAATCAAGGACTTTTGTTCCTGCATTCTAAACAATCTATCTGGATCAAAATCAACAAGTAGTGTTTGTGGTTTTAGATTTTCTTTTATGACACCACTAGCACTAGACAATGTTCTAACATATTGATTTTGTAGTCTAAAAATAGCCTGATCATATTCTTGCGGAGAAGATGTATCTTTAAAATAAAGCATTGTATCCCATTGCTCAACAGTAGAACCAGTAAGCATTCTATTAACTGTTAATGTTATCGTCTTTTTATTTAAATTTTCACATTTTTTTATTTTATTTTTTATATCACTTGGTTTTTTATATTTCTTTCATGCATCAACTCCTGAAATATTTATAATTTCGTACTCACCAAGATTTTTAAAAGTATCTTTTTTAGTACTTAAAAGCTCTTCCATAGCATCGCAAGAGGCACAATATGGGAGCACCATTACCATGTGACGACACATCTTACCTTTTTTGATTTTGTCATAATCTAAAAAACCAAGTAAATTCTCATCTTCTTTGCTGCCATCTATAACCTGAAGCAAATCTAATATTTCAGTCTCGTTTATGAATTTCTTATGTCCATTATTTACTGTATCTTTTTTTATTGACCCAGGCTCAAATAATTTGGAAAAAGCAAATGTAACCCCACTTCTTTTAAGAGCTTCCATTTTTTCACGGGAAGACTTATTGGGATTAAATGCAAATCGAACCATTTGAGGAAAACCATAATACGGATTATCCCATTCGTTTATATCATCCTTATTAAGATTATTTTTATCCCATTCTTCCTGTTCTTTGACTATATCCGAAAATTGCACAAAAGAGATAATATCCTCTTTTTCAAACTCGCAACCCATCAAGATACGATAAGGTGTTCCAGATAAATGCAGTCTAATTTTGGCATTTATTTGTTTTAGTTCTTCCTCTGCTACATTTACATCAATATTCTCATCATCAAGTTTATTAATATTGGTCTTGTCAGATTTTTCATACCCTGCATTTTCTAAAATTTTTCCAAAAGATTCTGCTCTTGCTCCGAAATGAGTTTCATCAATAATAAGCAAGTCAATCTGTTCACTAAAAAGTTCTTTATGCTTATCTTTAATTGCATTACCCTGTAAATCCTGCAAGGTTAAAAATATTACAACTTTTTTATTTTCTTCCCTATTTGCCTTAATGGCATTTTCACTTGAAGCTAGATCATAAGCTTCTAGGAACACATACTCCGAAAAGTTGCCTGCTCCCTCAACAGTTTTTTTCCATTCATCTTTTACATCAGCTTTTGCCGATACCACCAAAACGATATTTGCAGAGATTTCTAATGCACAGCAAAGAGAAGTAAAAGACTTTCCAAAACGCATAACGGCATACATAAGAAGGTTTCTTCTACCATTCTTTACAGCCCTAATAAAGCTATCTACAGCTGATTGTTGATTTGGTCTTAAAGTCCATTGTTCTACTCTTTGATAATGAAAAGTCTGTGGAAGCCTATTCTTCGAACTATAATATTCATATTTACTTGAATTTGCGTGATAGTTTTCTTTTATATCTTCAATAGCATTATTAATATCATCTATTTCTGTTTCCTTGAAAAATTCTCTACTGTAATAAAGCCCATCTTCCAATTCTTCTGGTTTTAGTCTTTTTTTATTTAAATCATTTTCAAGGTATTGATGAATAGCATAATCTCTAAAATAAGTTTCTCTATCAATAATAGTTTTATTTTCATATTGTTTTTCAAGATCGGGGAAAAATGCTCTTCACTCGTTTAATCTTTGTGATACTGGTCTATATGTGTCACCAACCTTTAAATAATTTGGCACTGTGTTTGTTGTAAAAGCATATATATGTGGATCTACACGTCCTATTATAATTCTATCAAGTACGTCGATTGCTTCTATTTTTCTTTTGTCCATTTTTGCGACCTTTGTTTACTAAATCTTGGAATGTATGATTTTTTTTTGTTCTCCAATCTTTAATGATACATAAGTTTTTCTTTGTTTTTTCTCGTACATCAAACATTTCTAACTGCTGAAATTGCTCCGTAGCTTCTTCATAAGGAATTTTAAAAGTGAGACCATCCATCTGCCATATATTCCATGAAATTATTTCTGCAATATTGATTAGTTCTTTTTCGGTTGGTTGTCTATTTAGATTTTCTTGCATATACTCACAATATGAAATAAGTAGATTTTCTCTTGCGATAAGAAGACTATCCCCTTGAAATTCAAATCCATATATACTTTGGAATGCTCTTTCAGATCATTTAAGCCATTCTTCCTCACTAGAGGTATTTTCAGCTACAATTCTCATTTTTCTATCTAGCATACCTATTCTATCCTTCAACTCAAATGCTTTTCCAGTAACTGTATCATATCTACTAACTAAATAGGGGGCTTCTCCACAAGTAATCTCAAGTCTTCTCTCGTCAACATAATTTTGCCAAGTTTTATTTTTTTTATCTGGAAATTTGATTTTTTCTATATTAGTTTCCCAACCTTTTTCAATTTCTCTATTAAATATATTTTCGCTCTCAAACCAAGCATTATCCACAAGATTATTTTGTACATTACAAACCCAACTAGGTGTAAAAATTTCAGCTTTACCCTTTGTTCTATTATTTTGTTTTTCTTTTGTCTTTAATACCCTAGGTTTAATCACACCTAAATTTTGTCCGATTATAGATTCAAATAAAATTTGATAGTGTGAATTATATTTTTCCCCTAGTGAAATATAATCATCAGTCCCTCAAATTATATTTCTATTTGTTGTTCTATCAATCAAAAGGGTTTTAAGAACTTTTTCACTCCATTTACCTTCATCTACACCTATTGTAAATGCCATTTATTCATCTTCCTTTATTTTTTTCATACAAATCATATTGCCGATATCTGTTCCAAGTTCTTCACAAATTTTTCCGATGATCGTAAGAGACACCGCATCTCCTCTAACCATTTTTGATATTGTAGTTGAGAAATCACTGTTTTATCCATTAAATCATTCTTTTTTGGGGATTTTTTAACTTTTTTGGCAAAGTCAAAAAAATAACTATCAAAGCAAAAACACTAAATTTTAAATCTAAACATTAGGAAAGAAAAATCTACTTATTAATCAAATAAAGCAAACTAAAAAAGCTAAAATTTTAGCCTAAAAAGCAAAATTATGAAATTTCTAAACTACTTTTTTAGTTTAAAACACTAACAAAAAACATAAAAAATACAACTGCTATTTAAACTCAATGTAAATAGAAAACTCGTTTTTACTTAAATTGAGCCTAAAAAAATATGTGAAGTTTTGAAAGAGCCATAACTAAAAGCCATAAATTTATAGATTTCTAAACGGTTAAATTTATGGCTTTCCATCATATTTTAAAATATAATGGATAAATCGCGCTATCAGAGCGCATTAGACAAAAACATAACTAATTCCTCCTTAATTCAATATCAAAATTTATTAATTCTTCTTAGTTAGTTTAATTGTAACATAAATTTTTTTTAGACCAAGCATTTTTTTTTTTTTTTAATTAGTAGTAAAAAATTCAGACAATTACTTTTTATCTATGATTTTGATTGAGCCACTTTGGATAATTTTTTCTACTAGTTTAATTCTTTATGCGCATTTTTACTTTTAGATTTGTTTTTGTAAATTTCTCTAAATTCTTCTACAAATTGCAAAATTGCGTTTTTAACCCTTTAGATTCGGCAATTTTGATGTATTTAAATTTGTCTTCAATTGTGAATTTGTATTGTTTCATTTTGACACCTTTTTTCAATGTGCCTAAATTAGCGCACTAACTTAAGTTTGAGATCAATTCTGCGATAACAGGTGGAAATATACTATACAATTTAATTCCTAAGTGGTCTATTGTGTTCCTATCAAATTTTATGCTAAATCCATTATTTTCCATAAATATACTATCTGATAAAGCTATCAGATCCTCCATTCCTATTTCCATCTGCAATCTATCGAAATAATAGTTGTTGGCATACCTATTATTTGTATATCAAACTTCAGGCTCGGCTCGACGTTTGTAGATGTATTGTGAATTCTAAAGCTGAATTGCCAACCACCATCAAGATATAATTCCAAGGTATTTTTACTCTCTGGTTTATATTCTAAACTTACAATTCGTGTTGGAAGTGTTGATATTGGTAATTCAATGCTTCTTTTAAGGTTGTTTCCTTGATTATTTAAAGTGCCTCTTAAGTTATAACTTTGAATTTGAGTTATTCGTTTGCTATCAATTCCAATAACTTTATAAAAATCAAATTCTCCAAGTAAATACTCCACCATAAGTTTTGGTATGTCTTTTCCAAACAAATGATTTTGTCTTTCCAATTCACCTTTAAAAGCATTTAACAATGGAATATATACATCATCTTCTTTATTAGGTAAATCACTCCACTTAGAGCCCTTTTGTTTCTCAGTATCAAGATATTCAAATATAGGCTTAATATCTTCCCAATATTGTTCGGAACAATCTACCCCATACCATTTTCTACCAAAATCTAAGTTCTTAGATAGCCTACTATGCTTAACCGCAAAATGATTATGCTTAACACTTAAACCTATTTCCCATTCAATCCCTCGTCTGATAATCAAGATATCTCTCACATCACCCTCTTTCCCTTTATCATCTGATTGAATTTTTAGTTCAAGATCATCATCCCCGTCATCTAAAATCAAAGGTTCAAGATCAAATATAGCGTTAACTCCTGCCAAGGCACTAACTTTATATATTGTTTTTTCAGAGTCAGTTAAAGTATTCCACGCTCTTTCTGCAGCAAAGTAACTACTATTTTCTTCTATCTTTGCTGGTCTTATTTTAGATATTTCTTCAAATAATGTAATCAGGTAAGCAAACTCATATGCTCTTCCTTGATTATTACTTTTATTGCTCATGACTAACCTGCAATTAATTATCTGTTCCAGTTTTTAATAGATTACTATTTACACTTGAATCATCCAAAGCAGATAGAATTGCTTTAGCCATTTCAAATGCAAGATTTACTGGCACAGCATTGCCAATCATTTTATATGCATCATTTAAGTTCGTATAGTAAAATTTAAAATTGTCCGGAAACCCTTGAATTCTTGCACATTCTCGCACAGTTAGTCTCCTGTAAAGTGTTTCTTTTCCTGGTGCAAATATATTTTTATTTTTTTCTACTTTAGGCATTACTGGCGCCTGCGGATGTAACTGACATTGCCTTCCTGAAGCTTGAACTGTAAATGCCTGTTCACCCCACTGTCTCACTCTATTTCTACTCATAAAAATAGGTGAGTATGAACCAATGAAATACTCATGATTCAAAACTTTGCAATTATCTCCATTAGTTTTATTTCCTTCTAATGCCGGTATTGCAGAGTCTTTCAAATCGAAAATTGTATCTTTAAAAGTTAATTTAGTTTCATAGGATTTTGGCGGTTCAAATTTAACTTTCAAATCCTTCCTAAACCCTACATAAAAAACTCTTTTTCTATCTTGTGGAACACCATAGTCACTTGCATTTAACAAATGAATAAAGACATCATAACCAGCCTCTTCAAATTGAGAAACTATATTCTCAACAGCATCATTATGCCTTTTAGCCATCATTCCTTTAACATTTTCGGCAAGAAAAAATTTTGGTTGTTTATCCTTTAAAATGCGTATATATTGATAAAACAATTGCCCACGAGGATCTTCTATTCCTTTTAATGAACCAGCCTCACTCCATGATTGGCATGGCGGCCCACCTATAATACCATCACATTCAGGAAACATATCTGAAGGAATATCACAAATATCTCCTTTTATAAGTATTGTATCATGATTTTTTTCATATGTTTCCCAAATGGTTTTATCATATTCATTTGCAGCTACTACATTAAATCCAGCTTTTTCAAAGCCTAAGTCTAACCCTCCAGCTCCTGAAAACAAACTAATCAAATTCATACTATATTTCCTCCGAAGACTCATTAACACATTCTACAATTTCTGAAATATCACATTCCATAAACCAGGACAAAAAAATTAACACTAAGATTGGTTTTTTCCTGGTTTATTTTGGGGATTTTTTAACTTTTTTGACAAAGTCAAAAAAATAACTATCAAGCAAAAACACTAAATTTTAAA
Above is a window of Mesomycoplasma ovipneumoniae DNA encoding:
- a CDS encoding DEAD/DEAH box helicase family protein, whose amino-acid sequence is MDKRKIEAIDVLDRIIIGRVDPHIYAFTTNTVPNYLKVGDTYRPVSQRLNEWRAFFPDLEKQYENKTIIDRETYFRDYAIHQYLENDLNKKRLKPEELEDGLYYSREFFKETEIDDINNAIEDIKENYHANSSKYEYYSSKNRLPQTFHYQRVEQWTLRPNQQSAVDSFIRAVKNGRRNLLMYAVMRFGKSFTSLCCALEISANIVLVVSAKADVKDEWKKTVEGAGNFSEYVFLEAYDLASSENAIKANREENKKVVIFLTLQDLQGNAIKDKHKELFSEQIDLLIIDETHFGARAESFGKILENAGYEKSDKTNINKLDDENIDVNVAEEELKQINAKIRLHLSGTPYRILMGCEFEKEDIISFVQFSDIVKEQEEWDKNNLNKDDINEWDNPYYGFPQMVRFAFNPNKSSREKMEALKRSGVTFAFSKLFEPGSIKKDTVNNGHKKFINETEILDLLQVIDGSKEDENLLGFLDYDKIKKGKMCRHMVMVLPYCASCDAMEELLSTKKDTFKNLGEYEIINISGVDAWKKYKKPSDIKNKIKKCENLNKKTITLTVNRMLTGSTVEQWDTMLYFKDTSSPQEYDQAIFRLQNQYVRTLSSASGVIKENLKPQTLLVDFDPDRLFRMQEQKSLIYNVNIEENGNSKLKERIAQELRISPVIMMNHNKIKEVNATNILEAIGKYNNQRSVSDEVLDIPIDFSILKDDDIRKAIEQQAEFNSKQGLTIVPNQGQGDELDIDEAVDQTKKSQQKQDKPENNFSIEEKSTKELEKLEAQIKTYYQRILFFSFLTKDRVASLDDILSALERVENISLSKNLSLDKAIIQKISKSMDPFKRSRFDYKIQNISMLACDETVPPLTRAMRSIKKFNRMSESEVITPSKVCDEMVGLLPEESLKEIVSNQDKLLDIASKSGEYAVALYKRLTSELGYLHEDVKDIIYSIPTSSIAYEFTRRFYEILDLNIENIATKFNAYDLVKVKNDKNEVEYDKISGILKQNKKFSDITLQDELKAGDKKVNFGAVIGNPPYQENNSLRNRDDSIYNLFMETGYSISDISVFVTPARFLNNVGSTPTIWNNKMLNDQHFKVERYAAKSTDVFENVDIKGGVAITSRNQNLIYEPIEMFVSSNILREIYEKVKIKSNNFEDNISSLMYVQNKFNLKNVFDDFPELENIIKKEKRITSSAFKNYKELFKEHKFNNSVQIYGRISNKRTYMWMDKKYLEPHDNFEFYKVFVPAANGSGALGEVLSTPVIGHPVIGYTQTFISLGKFKTEQEAEALLKYIKSKFARLMLGLKKTTQNNKTKETWSKIPMQNFTENSDIDWTKSIVEIDEQLFDKYNLSTEEREHIKKSIKEM
- a CDS encoding HaeIII family restriction endonuclease, giving the protein MSNKSNNQGRAYEFAYLITLFEEISKIRPAKIEENSSYFAAERAWNTLTDSEKTIYKVSALAGVNAIFDLEPLILDDGDDDLELKIQSDDKGKEGDVRDILIIRRGIEWEIGLSVKHNHFAVKHSRLSKNLDFGRKWYGVDCSEQYWEDIKPIFEYLDTEKQKGSKWSDLPNKEDDVYIPLLNAFKGELERQNHLFGKDIPKLMVEYLLGEFDFYKVIGIDSKRITQIQSYNLRGTLNNQGNNLKRSIELPISTLPTRIVSLEYKPESKNTLELYLDGGWQFSFRIHNTSTNVEPSLKFDIQIIGMPTTIISIDCRWK
- a CDS encoding DNA cytosine methyltransferase; this translates as MNLISLFSGAGGLDLGFEKAGFNVVAANEYDKTIWETYEKNHDTILIKGDICDIPSDMFPECDGIIGGPPCQSWSEAGSLKGIEDPRGQLFYQYIRILKDKQPKFFLAENVKGMMAKRHNDAVENIVSQFEEAGYDVFIHLLNASDYGVPQDRKRVFYVGFRKDLKVKFEPPKSYETKLTFKDTIFDLKDSAIPALEGNKTNGDNCKVLNHEYFIGSYSPIFMSRNRVRQWGEQAFTVQASGRQCQLHPQAPVMPKVEKNKNIFAPGKETLYRRLTVRECARIQGFPDNFKFYYTNLNDAYKMIGNAVPVNLAFEMAKAILSALDDSSVNSNLLKTGTDN